Proteins co-encoded in one Ignavibacteria bacterium genomic window:
- a CDS encoding response regulator: MDNTFFDRLFKTFSVEAEEHLSLMSSGFLKLEKIASPAINAPELLEEVYREAHSLKGASRAVGLEAVEYLLQNIESYFSLIKKEEIEPSPGDYDILFRAIDLTRESIELKKNGADDLENQEAMRLLTEEVKGMSLGSIIKSSVEEKHEEDSPRVLDNDGKEEFSTYNFNLNQLRKKIQEKQKTEDNVSPVKTEPLGHVEKPSEKPIEKVVVKSRQPETSASRVIPETIRVNTAKIDDLRTRTEELLNIKLNYDQLLNEIKEMNSIVSGGQQTVEQLTEKFNRLLASVDSFPPNLKSQFVELAENFKSLSQNSFTSRRRVAELTSAVKKYKTASRRIIDDVNDFTQTLFMLPFSYVLDFLPKAVRDLSKALNKEVELTITGADIEVDRRILEEIKDPLLHIIRNSIDHGIESPAHRLNIGKPRSGSIKIEISGPAEGNIILSITDDGKGLDVDTLKSKAAEKGLLKGDEPEPMIESRVSEVIFYSGVSTTGVVTDISGRGLGMSIVKEKVEKLKGTISVNSERGKLFRVTMRLPVTISSTRGVMVRAGALRFIVESQFISKITRLNRDSIKFFGKGYGIQSDEMVIPVKIMKSELGIDNSPLTDSVIPALFLKAKGRSLALLVDEINDELEIIIKSFQPPIDGIKLYTGATILGDGKLYPVLSSTWLMGLEETSTGDLRLLAERKSVKVLVVDDSKTSRTLLQEILDFAGFKVDIAEDGVEAFNLLVSGKYDVLVSDIEMPNMNGLELTVKVRETPELSKLPVILVTGLAREEDKARGVKAGANAYILKKSFDQSVLIDTINFFVNNKDI, translated from the coding sequence ATGGATAACACTTTCTTCGACAGGCTTTTCAAGACATTTTCAGTAGAAGCCGAAGAACATCTTTCACTTATGTCATCAGGTTTTCTAAAACTTGAAAAAATTGCATCACCTGCGATAAACGCACCTGAACTGCTGGAAGAAGTGTATCGTGAGGCTCACAGTTTGAAAGGTGCCTCAAGAGCTGTTGGTCTTGAAGCTGTCGAGTATCTTCTTCAAAATATTGAATCGTATTTTTCATTGATAAAAAAGGAAGAAATTGAACCATCACCCGGGGATTACGACATCCTCTTCAGGGCTATTGATCTGACAAGAGAGTCGATAGAACTAAAAAAAAACGGGGCTGACGATCTTGAGAATCAGGAGGCAATGAGACTTCTGACCGAAGAAGTCAAGGGGATGTCACTTGGATCAATAATTAAATCTTCTGTCGAAGAAAAACATGAAGAAGATTCTCCAAGGGTATTGGACAATGATGGCAAGGAAGAATTCTCCACATATAATTTTAATTTGAATCAACTTCGAAAAAAGATTCAAGAGAAACAAAAAACAGAAGATAATGTCTCTCCCGTTAAAACCGAACCATTGGGTCATGTAGAAAAACCCTCCGAAAAACCCATTGAAAAAGTTGTTGTTAAATCAAGACAACCCGAGACTTCCGCCTCAAGAGTGATACCCGAAACCATTCGTGTTAATACTGCCAAGATTGACGATCTCCGGACGAGAACCGAGGAATTGTTAAATATTAAACTGAACTACGATCAGCTCCTGAATGAGATAAAGGAGATGAACTCCATTGTCTCAGGTGGACAACAAACAGTTGAGCAGCTCACTGAAAAGTTTAACAGGCTGCTCGCATCCGTGGATTCATTTCCCCCCAACCTAAAATCTCAATTTGTTGAGCTCGCAGAGAATTTTAAATCCCTGTCGCAAAATTCTTTTACAAGCAGGAGGAGGGTTGCTGAGTTGACATCTGCGGTAAAAAAATATAAGACAGCCTCCCGAAGAATAATTGATGATGTAAATGATTTCACTCAGACTCTGTTTATGCTTCCGTTCAGCTATGTGCTCGATTTCCTTCCCAAAGCTGTTCGTGATCTGTCTAAAGCGCTGAATAAGGAAGTGGAACTGACCATTACCGGAGCTGACATTGAAGTTGACAGAAGAATTCTTGAAGAGATCAAAGACCCGCTTTTACATATTATCAGAAACAGCATTGATCACGGGATAGAGAGTCCCGCTCACAGGCTCAACATTGGGAAGCCCAGGTCGGGGAGTATTAAAATTGAGATATCAGGACCCGCTGAAGGAAACATTATCCTGAGCATCACCGATGACGGGAAAGGACTCGATGTCGATACACTGAAGTCAAAAGCGGCTGAAAAGGGATTATTGAAGGGGGATGAACCGGAACCCATGATCGAATCAAGAGTTTCGGAAGTGATTTTCTATTCGGGAGTGTCAACAACGGGAGTTGTAACCGACATCTCCGGCAGAGGGCTCGGAATGAGTATCGTGAAAGAAAAAGTGGAAAAACTGAAAGGAACGATTTCAGTTAACTCGGAGAGAGGGAAACTGTTCAGAGTGACAATGCGGCTTCCTGTCACCATTTCTTCCACGCGAGGAGTGATGGTGAGAGCCGGTGCACTCAGATTTATTGTTGAGTCTCAATTCATTTCAAAAATAACCAGACTAAACAGAGACTCGATAAAATTTTTTGGTAAGGGTTATGGTATCCAAAGTGATGAGATGGTGATACCGGTAAAGATAATGAAAAGTGAATTGGGTATCGATAATTCACCGCTTACAGATTCTGTCATTCCGGCGCTGTTTCTCAAAGCAAAAGGGCGGTCTTTGGCACTTTTGGTCGATGAAATAAATGATGAACTTGAAATCATAATTAAGTCGTTTCAACCACCGATTGACGGTATAAAGCTTTATACAGGGGCGACAATACTTGGAGACGGGAAACTTTATCCGGTACTTAGCTCCACATGGCTGATGGGTCTCGAAGAGACATCAACAGGGGATTTAAGGCTTCTGGCAGAAAGGAAATCGGTAAAAGTGCTGGTGGTGGATGATTCGAAGACTTCAAGAACACTTTTGCAGGAGATTCTTGACTTCGCAGGTTTTAAAGTCGATATTGCGGAAGACGGGGTGGAAGCTTTCAATCTGCTGGTTTCCGGAAAATACGATGTACTTGTTTCCGATATCGAGATGCCTAATATGAACGGACTCGAACTGACAGTAAAAGTAAGGGAGACTCCCGAACTTTCGAAACTGCCGGTTATACTTGTTACAGGACTCGCAAGGGAGGAAGACAAAGCAAGGGGAGTAAAAGCAGGTGCCAACGCATATATTTTAAAAAAGAGTTTTGATCAATCAGTTTTGATAGACACTATAAACTTTTTTGTCAATAATAAAGATATTTAA
- a CDS encoding methyl-accepting chemotaxis protein, giving the protein MNWINSISTRWKLFFSFSGLILFAFLLIYFNLDAYDSIGKITGDKVSSYIKTVSHLNTLQKYATMINEEVASSLPELSYGRLDEYEKIKTSYLNHIDSLKIRFGSVEENNNLTEIIRASENFISATDSILKYLSKNSATSPSDPVLTVRLSKSEHFSFSNLNLVINNLISAYQLKSEQSFNSVDSILSNKRMLLYITGGILVILAIVLIAFLNSNLALPLLDLSKSAQLVATGDLTVKVNHTARKDEIGVLAKSFSEMITSLKSITTELDEAVNILNTFTNKIFSNTAELASSSTETVAAITETTATVEEVRQTSYLSNKKAKEVAERAQESFDISASGQESTRSTIDGIQRFGTHMNSITENILKLNERSRLIGEIIAAVNDIAEQSNLLAVNASIEAARAGEQGKGFAVVAQEIRNLAEQSKQSTSQVRLILQDIQNFVNSAVLSTEQASKALEDGIKTSNQTGIVISELVKSIELSYDASLQITSSNQQQQIGMDQIATAMENIRTASAHNANSTREVESYTNQLLNLGSNIANQIKKFKFVKNDG; this is encoded by the coding sequence ATGAACTGGATTAACAGTATTTCGACCCGGTGGAAATTATTTTTCTCTTTCTCGGGATTGATTCTCTTCGCATTTCTTCTAATTTACTTTAATCTTGATGCTTACGACAGTATCGGAAAAATAACCGGCGATAAGGTGTCATCGTATATCAAGACAGTTTCGCATTTAAATACCCTTCAGAAATATGCCACCATGATCAATGAGGAGGTTGCTTCGTCACTTCCGGAATTGAGTTATGGCAGACTGGACGAGTATGAGAAAATAAAAACTTCTTATCTGAATCATATTGACTCCCTGAAAATAAGATTCGGAAGTGTGGAAGAGAACAACAATCTTACAGAGATAATCAGAGCATCGGAAAATTTTATTTCCGCAACTGATTCTATATTAAAATACTTGTCAAAGAACAGTGCAACCTCACCATCAGACCCTGTATTGACAGTGAGACTTTCGAAATCAGAACATTTTTCATTCAGTAATTTGAATCTCGTAATCAATAATCTGATTTCAGCCTACCAGTTAAAGTCAGAGCAGAGTTTCAACTCCGTTGACAGCATCCTCTCCAATAAAAGGATGCTACTCTACATTACCGGAGGAATTTTGGTTATCCTGGCAATAGTCTTGATAGCATTTCTCAATTCGAATCTTGCACTTCCACTTCTCGATTTGAGCAAAAGTGCACAGCTCGTCGCCACGGGCGACCTGACTGTGAAAGTGAACCACACAGCGAGAAAAGATGAGATTGGTGTACTTGCCAAGTCCTTTTCCGAGATGATTACTTCTTTGAAAAGCATTACAACAGAACTCGATGAAGCTGTAAATATCTTAAATACATTTACGAACAAGATATTCAGTAATACAGCTGAACTTGCAAGCAGTTCAACGGAAACGGTGGCAGCTATCACCGAAACTACTGCAACAGTTGAAGAGGTGAGGCAGACATCGTATCTCTCAAATAAAAAAGCAAAGGAAGTTGCAGAGAGAGCCCAGGAATCTTTCGACATATCCGCTTCGGGTCAGGAATCGACCAGATCCACGATCGACGGCATTCAAAGGTTTGGCACCCACATGAATTCCATCACAGAAAACATTCTAAAACTTAATGAGAGAAGCCGGCTGATAGGTGAGATAATCGCCGCAGTTAATGACATAGCTGAACAGTCCAATCTTTTGGCTGTGAATGCCTCCATCGAAGCAGCGAGAGCAGGAGAGCAAGGAAAAGGTTTCGCAGTTGTGGCACAGGAGATCAGAAATCTCGCAGAACAGTCGAAACAATCAACTTCACAGGTCAGACTGATTCTTCAGGATATACAAAATTTTGTTAATTCGGCAGTATTATCGACCGAACAGGCTTCAAAAGCACTTGAGGACGGCATCAAAACATCAAATCAGACAGGAATTGTAATTTCTGAACTGGTTAAGAGCATCGAGCTTTCTTATGATGCTTCACTTCAGATTACCTCTTCAAATCAGCAGCAACAAATTGGGATGGACCAAATTGCCACTGCCATGGAAAACATAAGAACTGCGAGTGCACATAATGCCAATTCAACAAGGGAAGTGGAATCATATACGAACCAGTTGTTGAACCTTGGGAGTAACATTGCCAACCAGATAAAGAAGTTCAAATTCGTGAAGAATGATGGATAA
- a CDS encoding efflux RND transporter permease subunit: MSLSSISIRRPVLAIVMSVVIVLFGVIGYTSLGVREYPSIDPPIITVQTNYTGANATVIEAQITEPLEESINGIAGIRSMTSSSRDGRSLITVEFDIDVDLEAAANDVRDRVSRAINLLPPDVDPPVVTKADADAIPIVMVNVSGKEKSILDLSDYSRNVLKEKLQTIPGISQIQIWGEKRYSMRLWLDPSKMNAFKVTPVEVRNVLRLENVELPSGRLEGDNTELTVRTLGLLQTPEDFNNLIIKEEQGNTVRFSDIGYAEYYPENERTILRRDGVPMTGLVAVPLPGSNHIEIADEFHRRIEEIKKDLPADMNIQLGFDATTFIRQSISEVMETIFIAFGLVILIIFLFLRNWRTTLIPILAIPISLIGAFFIMYLAGFSINVLTLLGIVLAIGIVVDDAIVVLENIYKKIEDGLTPVEAAAKGSSEIFFAIISTTVSLASVFLPIVFLQGLTGKLFKEFGFVIAGSVIISAFVALTLTPMLSSKMLKSSESHSKFYNLTEPFFVWMTKAYHTALEAFMRVRWVSFPLVILALGAIYFFGGGLQSELAPQEDRSALRIQSTAPEGTSYDYMDRYIQKLVEQVHGLVQNEEAALVSVTAPGFGGSSTNSGFIRLMLKDPKDRSRSQQEIAQELTVAVRKLNDARTIVIQEQSIGGGSRGGLPVQYVIQASNFEDLREVLPKFLGEVRQSPVFAVTDVNLKFNKPEVVVEIDRSKARDLGVSVSDVATTLQFSLSGQRFGYFIRNGKQYQVIGQLKRENRNEPLDLRSMFVKNKRGDMIQLDNIVTLTERSSPPQLYRYNRYASATVSAGLSGGKTIGDGIAEMDRISEKVLGDKFTTALDGASKDFAESSSSLVFTFLLALALIYLVLAAQFESFRDPFIIMLTVPLAIAGAVISLAYFGQTLNIFSQIGQIMLIGLVTKNGILIVEFANQRREAGSDRLKAVKEAAELRLRPILMTSLSTILGTLPIALALGAGSESRVSMGIAIIGGLIFSTILTLFIIPAMYSYISPKEMKIIPDLSEMERK, translated from the coding sequence ATGAGTCTATCTTCAATTAGTATACGGAGACCCGTATTAGCCATCGTTATGTCGGTGGTTATCGTTCTTTTTGGTGTAATCGGATATACTTCTCTCGGAGTGAGAGAGTATCCCAGCATTGATCCCCCGATTATAACAGTCCAAACCAATTATACAGGCGCTAATGCCACGGTAATCGAAGCCCAAATTACGGAACCGCTTGAAGAATCGATTAACGGAATCGCCGGCATCAGAAGCATGACCTCCTCTTCCAGAGACGGCAGAAGCCTCATTACGGTTGAGTTTGATATTGATGTCGACCTCGAGGCCGCCGCAAATGATGTAAGAGACAGAGTCTCCCGGGCAATCAATCTTTTACCACCCGATGTCGACCCTCCTGTGGTCACAAAAGCAGATGCCGATGCCATCCCAATAGTTATGGTGAATGTTAGCGGTAAAGAGAAAAGCATCCTTGATCTCTCTGATTATTCGAGAAATGTCTTGAAAGAAAAACTTCAGACTATCCCCGGTATAAGTCAGATTCAGATTTGGGGTGAAAAAAGGTATTCAATGAGGTTGTGGCTCGATCCATCGAAGATGAATGCGTTCAAAGTTACTCCGGTCGAGGTTAGGAATGTCCTCAGACTCGAAAATGTCGAACTCCCCTCGGGACGGCTTGAAGGAGACAATACAGAACTTACTGTAAGGACTCTCGGACTTCTCCAGACACCTGAAGATTTCAACAATCTTATCATAAAAGAAGAACAAGGAAACACGGTCAGATTTTCAGACATCGGATATGCTGAATATTACCCGGAAAATGAGAGAACCATTCTCAGGCGTGACGGGGTACCGATGACAGGTCTTGTTGCTGTTCCTCTCCCCGGCAGTAACCATATCGAGATTGCAGACGAGTTCCACAGAAGAATTGAAGAAATCAAAAAAGATCTCCCGGCTGATATGAATATACAGCTCGGTTTTGATGCTACCACCTTCATCAGACAATCTATCTCGGAAGTAATGGAAACCATATTCATTGCTTTCGGACTTGTGATTTTGATAATTTTTCTATTCCTTCGTAACTGGCGGACGACTCTCATACCGATTCTGGCTATTCCAATTTCTTTAATTGGTGCATTCTTCATTATGTATCTTGCCGGATTTTCAATTAATGTACTTACGCTGCTTGGTATAGTGCTTGCCATCGGAATTGTAGTGGATGATGCCATCGTGGTACTTGAGAATATCTATAAAAAAATTGAAGATGGCTTAACCCCCGTAGAGGCAGCAGCAAAGGGTTCATCAGAGATATTTTTTGCAATCATCTCCACAACTGTTTCACTTGCTTCCGTTTTTCTTCCGATAGTATTCCTGCAGGGCTTGACCGGGAAACTGTTCAAGGAGTTTGGTTTTGTAATCGCCGGATCGGTAATCATTTCGGCATTTGTGGCTCTTACTCTCACCCCGATGCTCAGTTCAAAAATGTTGAAGTCATCCGAGTCGCATTCGAAATTCTACAATCTTACCGAACCGTTTTTTGTATGGATGACAAAGGCATACCATACGGCGCTGGAAGCTTTTATGCGAGTCCGCTGGGTTTCATTTCCTCTTGTCATTCTTGCTTTGGGTGCCATCTACTTTTTTGGTGGCGGACTGCAGTCAGAACTTGCACCTCAGGAAGATAGAAGTGCGCTCAGGATTCAATCGACAGCACCTGAAGGAACATCTTATGACTATATGGACAGGTATATCCAAAAACTCGTGGAGCAGGTGCATGGTCTTGTTCAAAATGAAGAAGCAGCACTCGTTTCTGTGACGGCTCCCGGGTTCGGAGGCAGTTCCACAAATTCGGGCTTTATCCGCCTTATGCTGAAAGACCCCAAGGACAGAAGCAGATCGCAGCAGGAGATAGCACAGGAGTTGACGGTTGCTGTGCGTAAGTTGAATGATGCCAGAACCATTGTAATCCAGGAACAGTCGATTGGCGGCGGTTCAAGAGGCGGACTTCCGGTGCAGTATGTAATACAGGCGAGCAATTTCGAGGATCTGAGGGAAGTGTTGCCAAAATTCCTTGGCGAAGTAAGACAGAGCCCCGTTTTTGCAGTAACCGATGTGAATCTCAAATTCAATAAACCGGAAGTTGTTGTAGAAATCGACAGATCAAAAGCCAGAGACCTTGGTGTGTCTGTATCCGATGTGGCAACTACACTCCAGTTTTCTTTGAGTGGACAAAGATTCGGTTATTTCATCAGGAATGGAAAACAATACCAGGTAATCGGTCAATTGAAACGGGAGAACAGGAATGAACCTCTCGATCTTCGCTCCATGTTTGTGAAGAACAAAAGGGGGGACATGATTCAACTCGATAACATTGTCACTCTGACTGAAAGAAGTTCACCGCCGCAGCTTTACCGTTATAACCGTTACGCGTCTGCCACCGTGTCTGCCGGACTTTCCGGAGGAAAGACGATTGGTGACGGAATCGCAGAGATGGACAGGATTTCTGAAAAAGTTCTTGGCGATAAATTTACAACAGCCCTTGATGGAGCTTCCAAGGATTTTGCCGAAAGTTCTTCTTCACTGGTGTTTACTTTTCTGCTTGCACTGGCTCTGATTTATCTGGTTCTTGCGGCACAGTTCGAAAGTTTCAGAGATCCTTTTATAATTATGCTTACAGTGCCCCTGGCTATAGCCGGCGCGGTGATTTCACTTGCATATTTCGGACAGACTTTGAATATTTTCAGTCAGATTGGGCAGATTATGCTGATTGGACTGGTTACAAAAAATGGAATTCTTATTGTGGAATTCGCAAATCAGAGGAGAGAAGCCGGTTCAGACAGGTTAAAAGCCGTAAAAGAGGCTGCTGAATTGAGATTGAGACCTATTTTGATGACAAGTCTTTCGACTATCCTCGGTACACTACCTATCGCTTTGGCTTTGGGTGCCGGTTCGGAAAGCAGAGTATCAATGGGTATTGCAATTATCGGTGGACTGATTTTTTCCACAATTCTTACACTTTTTATCATCCCTGCGATGTACAGTTACATTTCGCCAAAAGAGATGAAGATTATTCCCGATCTTTCTGAAATGGAACGAAAATAG
- a CDS encoding chemotaxis protein CheW, with amino-acid sequence MENFLKFRIGKYEFFVPLKNVVRVLPAAALKEYPVSEGSLLLGYIILEGEPVAVFDIYQRVGLTFPGMDISHKMILMKRNGFRFLLVVDEVADVLELDPAQFNNFAMNTYTSGSVLIDSSGRFIINDLGTFIKEDVLLDLTTGEKILAGDTHEQS; translated from the coding sequence TTGGAGAATTTTCTCAAGTTCAGGATCGGTAAATACGAATTCTTTGTCCCGCTAAAGAATGTGGTGAGGGTATTGCCGGCTGCTGCCCTGAAGGAGTATCCTGTCTCTGAAGGCAGTTTGCTTCTGGGTTACATCATTCTCGAAGGAGAACCTGTTGCGGTTTTCGACATTTACCAGCGGGTTGGTTTGACCTTCCCCGGAATGGATATATCTCACAAGATGATACTGATGAAGAGAAACGGATTCAGATTTCTTTTGGTAGTCGATGAGGTAGCAGATGTGCTGGAACTCGATCCTGCCCAGTTCAATAATTTTGCGATGAACACATATACAAGCGGTAGTGTCCTCATTGATTCCTCCGGCAGGTTCATTATCAATGATCTTGGGACATTTATAAAAGAGGATGTACTGCTTGACCTTACAACGGGCGAAAAAATTCTAGCAGGTGACACCCATGAGCAATCTTGA
- a CDS encoding hybrid sensor histidine kinase/response regulator — protein sequence MQNHILVVEDSPTQLEQLAYILESEGYSVKTAANGSIAVGLIEEEKPALVITDILMPEMDGYDLCKHVKSNNATKDIPVMLLTNLSDPHDVIKGLQSGADNFLTKPYNKEFLLSRVKYILVNQEIRLSSPVSNMGMEIVFGGKKYFINSDRIQIVDLLLSTYENAIQKNGELAEANQQLLRMHRELAKKNHELEKLNKDKNKFLSMAAHDLRNPVGAILSFGLILQDDLKKKFAEDELEFVKIIVKSSDFVLQLLNELLDISVIESGELNLKTMDVEFTNLVQNNIALNKVLADKKNIELKYESNVEEIEVNIDPVKIEQVLNNLTSNAIKFSFPGNAVTLFIKKMANELVFGVKDNGQGIPATEINKLFIPFEKLSVRSTAGEKSTGLGLVIVKKIMEAHKGRVEVTSKQGEGSVFSCTLPL from the coding sequence ATGCAAAATCATATCCTGGTGGTGGAAGACAGTCCGACTCAACTTGAGCAACTTGCTTATATTCTTGAAAGTGAAGGTTATTCAGTTAAAACCGCAGCCAACGGATCTATTGCAGTCGGACTGATTGAGGAAGAAAAACCGGCTCTTGTTATTACTGATATATTAATGCCTGAAATGGACGGTTATGACCTTTGCAAGCATGTAAAGTCAAACAATGCTACAAAAGACATTCCGGTAATGCTGCTCACCAACCTCTCCGATCCACATGATGTTATTAAAGGTCTCCAGTCGGGAGCCGACAATTTCCTCACCAAACCATACAACAAAGAATTCCTTCTATCGCGTGTTAAATACATCCTTGTTAATCAGGAAATAAGGCTTTCTTCGCCCGTATCAAATATGGGAATGGAAATAGTCTTCGGCGGTAAAAAGTATTTTATCAACTCCGACAGAATTCAGATCGTGGATCTTCTTCTTTCCACCTATGAAAATGCCATTCAGAAAAACGGCGAACTCGCCGAGGCAAATCAACAGCTTTTAAGGATGCATCGTGAACTTGCGAAGAAAAACCATGAACTTGAGAAACTGAACAAGGATAAAAACAAATTCCTTTCGATGGCTGCGCATGACTTGCGTAATCCCGTCGGTGCGATTCTTTCTTTTGGCTTGATATTGCAGGATGATTTGAAGAAAAAATTCGCTGAAGATGAGCTTGAATTTGTAAAGATTATTGTGAAATCGAGTGATTTTGTTCTTCAACTTCTGAATGAACTACTCGATATCTCGGTTATTGAATCGGGTGAACTTAATCTAAAAACGATGGATGTGGAATTCACCAATCTTGTTCAGAACAATATCGCCTTAAACAAGGTGCTTGCCGACAAAAAGAACATCGAATTGAAATATGAATCGAATGTGGAAGAGATTGAAGTAAACATCGATCCGGTAAAAATTGAACAGGTACTGAACAATCTGACATCGAATGCAATAAAATTTTCATTCCCCGGAAATGCAGTCACTTTGTTCATCAAAAAGATGGCGAATGAACTTGTTTTTGGAGTAAAGGACAATGGTCAGGGGATTCCTGCCACGGAAATCAACAAATTGTTTATCCCCTTTGAAAAACTAAGTGTTCGTTCAACTGCGGGTGAGAAGAGCACCGGTCTCGGTCTAGTGATCGTAAAAAAGATTATGGAAGCTCACAAAGGAAGAGTTGAGGTAACGAGCAAGCAAGGCGAAGGTTCTGTCTTTTCCTGCACACTACCTCTGTAA
- a CDS encoding chemotaxis protein CheW: MEEEIRRKTLLGNAERLAQLPKSSEVGKNLDSFVAFFVAGEKLLISADNVVEVIKYRDVTLLPGVDEKLAGIYNFRGSVIGVFNSDRIFGIESVSRALHRYLLICSCNDIYFAIVCEDVGGIEHRDPESIIGGESSTLLPVIFSGIFHDSARCVDIDKLMENDILRIL, from the coding sequence ATGGAAGAGGAAATCAGAAGAAAAACCCTCCTCGGAAATGCCGAAAGACTTGCACAACTGCCAAAATCATCAGAGGTTGGTAAGAACCTCGATTCATTTGTCGCCTTTTTTGTAGCCGGTGAGAAACTTCTCATTTCTGCCGATAATGTTGTTGAGGTAATCAAATACAGGGATGTTACCCTTCTCCCGGGTGTCGACGAAAAGCTTGCAGGGATTTATAATTTCAGAGGTTCGGTGATAGGGGTTTTCAACAGCGACAGGATCTTTGGAATTGAATCTGTTTCCAGAGCCCTGCACAGGTATCTCCTGATTTGCAGTTGCAATGATATCTATTTTGCCATTGTGTGCGAAGATGTTGGTGGTATCGAACATCGGGACCCCGAATCCATCATTGGAGGGGAGAGCAGCACACTTTTACCCGTTATTTTTTCCGGAATTTTTCACGACTCAGCCAGATGTGTTGATATTGATAAATTGATGGAAAATGACATTCTCAGAATTTTATGA